One Pectobacterium colocasium DNA segment encodes these proteins:
- the greB gene encoding transcription elongation factor GreB — protein MKTNLITREGYDKLRAEHDHLWNVKRPEITKIVSWAASLGDRSENADYTYNKRLLRQIDRRVRYLRKCLTELKIVDYSPQQDGSVFFGAWVEIENEQGDVKRFRIVGPDEIYGDNKDYISIDSPMARAMLKKAVDEEFTVNTPDGPREWFVNSIGYERYRGGND, from the coding sequence TTGAAAACCAATCTGATTACCCGCGAGGGGTATGACAAACTGCGGGCAGAGCACGACCATCTCTGGAATGTAAAACGCCCGGAAATTACCAAAATTGTCTCCTGGGCGGCCAGTCTGGGGGATCGCTCAGAAAATGCGGACTACACCTATAACAAGCGTTTACTACGCCAGATCGACAGGCGTGTTCGTTACCTGAGAAAATGCCTGACGGAATTGAAAATCGTTGATTATTCGCCGCAGCAGGATGGCAGCGTATTTTTTGGTGCCTGGGTCGAGATCGAAAATGAGCAAGGTGATGTGAAGCGTTTTCGGATTGTCGGCCCAGACGAGATCTATGGCGACAATAAAGACTATATTTCGATCGATTCCCCGATGGCGCGCGCCATGCTGAAAAAAGCGGTGGATGAGGAATTCACCGTGAATACGCCAGACGGCCCGCGTGAGTGGTTCGTCAATTCCATTGGTTACGAGCGTTATCGTGGCGGAAATGATTGA
- the ompR gene encoding osmolarity response regulator transcription factor OmpR, whose protein sequence is MQENYKILVVDDDMRLRALLERYLTEQGFQVRSVANAEQMDRLLTRESFHLMVLDLMLPGEDGLSICRRLRSQSNPMPIIMVTAKGEEVDRIVGLEIGADDYIPKPFNPRELLARIRAVLRRQANELPGAPSQEEAIIAFGKFKLNLGTREMFRDDEPMPLTSGEFAVLKALVSHPREPLSRDKLMNLARGREYSAMERSIDVQISRLRRMVEEDPAHPRYIQTVWGLGYVFVPDGSKA, encoded by the coding sequence ATGCAAGAAAACTATAAAATTCTGGTTGTAGATGACGACATGCGGTTGCGTGCGCTATTGGAGCGTTATCTGACTGAACAGGGTTTTCAGGTACGTAGCGTAGCCAATGCTGAACAGATGGACCGTTTACTCACCCGTGAATCCTTTCACCTCATGGTGCTGGACTTAATGCTACCGGGCGAAGATGGTCTGTCCATCTGCCGTCGTTTGCGTAGCCAAAGCAACCCGATGCCGATCATTATGGTGACGGCGAAAGGGGAAGAAGTGGACCGTATCGTTGGGCTGGAAATCGGCGCGGACGATTATATTCCCAAACCTTTCAACCCACGCGAACTGCTGGCGCGTATTCGTGCGGTGCTGCGTCGTCAGGCGAATGAACTGCCGGGCGCGCCGTCGCAGGAAGAAGCCATTATCGCGTTTGGCAAATTCAAGCTGAATCTGGGCACGCGCGAAATGTTCCGTGATGATGAACCGATGCCGTTGACCAGCGGTGAGTTTGCTGTGCTCAAGGCGCTGGTGAGCCATCCGCGTGAGCCGCTGTCTCGCGATAAGCTGATGAACCTGGCCCGTGGCCGTGAATACAGCGCGATGGAGCGTTCCATCGACGTACAAATTTCTCGTCTGCGCCGCATGGTGGAAGAGGATCCGGCGCACCCGCGCTATATCCAGACCGTGTGGGGTCTTGGCTACGTGTTTGTCCCGGACGGCAGCAAGGCATGA
- the pckA gene encoding phosphoenolpyruvate carboxykinase (ATP): MLINGITPQALTAYGIHDVRDIVYNPSYELLFEEERSPTLQGYERGIETQLGAVAVDTGIFTGRSPKDKYIVRDDVTRDTVWWSDQGKGKNDNHPLSQETWTHLKQLVTTQLSGKRLFIIDAFCGANPDSRLSVRFVTEVAWQAHFVKNMFIRPSDEELEGFEPDFIVMNGAKCTNPNWQEQGLNSENFVAFNLTERIQLIGGTWYGGEMKKGMFSIMNYLLPLKGIASMHCSANVGEKGDVAVFFGLSGTGKTTLSTDPKRQLIGDDEHGWDDDGVFNFEGGCYAKTIKLSKEAEPDIFGAIKRDALLENVTVLADGTVDFNDGSKTENTRVSYPIYHIQNIVKPVSKAGHATKVIFLTADAFGVLPPVSRLTSDQTQYHFLSGFTAKLAGTERGVTEPTPTFSACFGAAFLMLHPTQYAEVLVKRMKAAGAQAYLVNTGWNGSGKRISIKDTRGIIDAILNGSIDNAEMQTLPVFDLAIPTSLPGVNPDILDPRDTYANVEQWQEKADDLAQRFITNFDKYTDAPAGAALVKAGPKR, from the coding sequence ATGCTGATCAACGGTATTACCCCGCAAGCCCTGACGGCTTATGGAATCCACGATGTCCGCGATATTGTCTACAATCCCAGCTATGAACTGCTTTTTGAAGAAGAACGCTCCCCTACCCTACAAGGCTATGAACGCGGTATCGAAACCCAATTGGGTGCCGTAGCCGTCGATACCGGCATCTTTACCGGCCGCTCCCCGAAAGACAAATACATCGTGCGCGATGACGTTACGCGCGACACCGTGTGGTGGTCCGATCAGGGTAAAGGTAAGAACGATAACCATCCATTGAGCCAGGAAACCTGGACGCACCTGAAACAGCTCGTCACTACGCAGCTCTCCGGCAAGCGGTTGTTCATCATCGATGCCTTCTGCGGCGCGAATCCAGATAGCCGTCTCAGCGTACGTTTCGTCACAGAAGTGGCCTGGCAGGCGCATTTCGTCAAAAACATGTTTATCCGCCCGAGCGATGAAGAGCTGGAAGGCTTTGAGCCGGATTTCATCGTGATGAACGGCGCAAAATGCACCAACCCGAACTGGCAGGAACAGGGGTTGAACTCCGAGAACTTTGTCGCGTTCAACCTGACAGAGCGCATCCAGCTGATTGGCGGCACCTGGTACGGCGGTGAAATGAAGAAAGGCATGTTCTCCATCATGAACTACCTGCTGCCGCTGAAAGGCATCGCCTCCATGCACTGTTCGGCAAACGTCGGTGAAAAGGGCGATGTGGCGGTGTTCTTTGGTCTATCCGGTACCGGCAAAACCACGCTTTCCACCGATCCCAAACGCCAACTGATTGGCGATGACGAACACGGCTGGGACGACGACGGCGTCTTCAACTTTGAAGGCGGCTGCTATGCCAAAACGATCAAGCTCTCCAAAGAAGCCGAACCGGATATCTTTGGCGCCATCAAACGCGATGCGCTGCTGGAGAACGTCACTGTGCTGGCGGACGGCACCGTAGACTTCAACGACGGTTCCAAAACTGAAAACACCCGTGTTTCTTATCCGATCTATCACATTCAGAATATCGTTAAACCGGTCTCTAAAGCGGGCCATGCAACGAAAGTGATTTTCCTGACGGCTGATGCGTTCGGCGTGTTACCACCTGTTTCTCGCCTGACGTCCGATCAAACGCAGTATCACTTCCTGTCTGGCTTTACCGCCAAGCTGGCGGGAACCGAACGCGGCGTGACAGAACCAACACCAACGTTCTCCGCCTGCTTCGGCGCGGCATTCCTGATGCTGCACCCAACGCAGTACGCTGAAGTGCTGGTAAAACGCATGAAGGCGGCGGGCGCACAGGCCTATCTGGTCAACACCGGCTGGAACGGCAGCGGTAAACGTATCTCCATTAAGGATACGCGCGGGATTATTGACGCCATCCTGAACGGCAGCATTGATAATGCAGAAATGCAGACGCTCCCTGTCTTCGATTTGGCGATCCCAACCTCGCTGCCCGGCGTCAACCCTGACATTCTTGACCCGCGTGATACTTACGCGAACGTCGAGCAATGGCAGGAAAAAGCGGACGATCTGGCACAGCGCTTTATCACCAACTTCGATAAATATACCGATGCACCAGCAGGTGCCGCGCTGGTGAAAGCAGGACCGAAGCGGTAA
- the envZ gene encoding two-component system sensor histidine kinase EnvZ, whose amino-acid sequence MMQWRFSPRSSFARTLLLIVTLLFVSLVTTYLVVLNFAILPSLQQFNKVLAYEVRMLMTDSLQLEDGSTLEVPPAFRREIYRELGISLYTNAAAEESGLRWAQHYKFLSDQMAQQLGGPTDVRVEVSKNTPVVWLKTWLSPDIWVRVPLTEIHQGDFSPLFRYTLAIMLLVIGGAWLFIRVQNRPLVELEHAALQVGKGIIPPPLREYGASEVRSVTRAFNQMASGVKLLADDRTLLMAGVSHDLRTPLTRIRLATEMMGKEDDYLAESINKDIEECNAIIEQFLDYLRTGQEMQTEVADLNAIMGEVVASESGYERQIDSEFATGELLVCISSLSIKRAALNLVVNAARYGNGWIKVSTGRELQRVWFQVEDDGEGIAPDQLKHLFQPFVRGDSARTTSGTGLGLAIVQRIIDAHNGVLDVGTSERGGLCVRAYLPLLAEAYAPEISTVKE is encoded by the coding sequence ATGATGCAATGGCGCTTTTCTCCGCGCAGCTCATTTGCACGGACGTTGCTACTGATTGTCACGTTGTTATTTGTCAGTTTGGTCACCACCTATCTGGTGGTGCTCAACTTCGCTATTCTGCCGAGTTTGCAGCAGTTCAATAAGGTGCTGGCATACGAAGTAAGAATGCTGATGACGGACAGTCTGCAACTGGAAGATGGCTCCACGCTTGAGGTGCCGCCTGCGTTCCGGCGTGAGATTTACCGCGAATTGGGTATATCGCTATACACCAATGCGGCGGCGGAGGAAAGCGGCCTGCGGTGGGCTCAGCACTACAAGTTTCTGAGTGACCAGATGGCGCAACAGCTGGGCGGCCCGACGGATGTGCGGGTTGAGGTCAGCAAGAATACGCCGGTGGTGTGGTTGAAAACCTGGCTGTCACCGGATATCTGGGTGCGTGTTCCCCTCACTGAAATCCATCAAGGCGATTTCTCGCCGCTCTTCCGCTATACGCTGGCGATCATGCTGCTGGTGATTGGCGGTGCCTGGCTCTTTATCCGGGTGCAGAACCGACCCTTAGTTGAGCTGGAACATGCGGCGTTGCAGGTCGGTAAGGGCATTATTCCGCCACCGCTGCGTGAGTATGGCGCCTCTGAAGTGCGTTCCGTGACCCGCGCCTTTAACCAGATGGCCTCCGGCGTGAAGCTGCTGGCGGATGACCGCACTCTGTTAATGGCGGGCGTGAGCCATGACCTGCGTACGCCGCTGACGCGAATTCGTCTGGCGACCGAAATGATGGGCAAGGAAGATGACTATCTGGCGGAGTCGATCAATAAAGACATTGAAGAGTGTAATGCGATTATTGAGCAGTTCCTCGACTACCTGCGTACCGGTCAGGAAATGCAGACGGAAGTGGCCGATCTGAACGCCATCATGGGTGAAGTCGTGGCATCGGAGAGCGGTTATGAACGTCAGATCGACAGCGAGTTTGCTACCGGCGAGCTGCTGGTGTGCATCAGTTCGCTGTCGATAAAACGGGCGGCGCTGAATTTGGTGGTGAATGCGGCGCGTTACGGTAACGGCTGGATAAAAGTCAGTACCGGACGTGAGCTACAGCGCGTCTGGTTTCAGGTCGAGGATGACGGAGAAGGCATTGCACCCGATCAACTGAAGCACCTGTTCCAGCCGTTCGTTCGCGGCGACAGTGCGCGAACCACCAGCGGTACCGGGTTGGGGTTGGCGATTGTGCAGCGTATTATCGATGCGCACAATGGCGTGCTGGATGTCGGCACCAGCGAACGCGGTGGACTTTGTGTCCGCGCGTATTTGCCGTTGCTCGCAGAGGCATATGCGCCTGAAATCAGTACAGTGAAAGAATGA
- a CDS encoding type II toxin-antitoxin system HipA family toxin translates to MTSDNAVDKAYVWIWLPDATKPVVAGLLSRDGDRLIFNYGRNYLERKDAIPIYEPELPLMRGAIPPAAGLWQASALRDAAPDAWGRRVILNRLMGVRGRGADSSTLDELTYLLESGSDRIGGLDFQASPTEYVPRSAQNASLEELMIAATMVENGVLLTPELDQALFHGSSLGGARPKAMIEDENHKFIAKFSSSTDTYNVVKAEYIAMRLAASIGLNVAPVHFRQTAGKDVILIERFDRMKAEGGWKRRLMVSALTLFGLDEMMARYASYEEFSDIIRQRFDEPKATLRELFGRLVFNIICGNTDDHARNHAAFWDGRTLKLTPAYDICPQNRAGNEATQAMLITGENRMSNFSVCLAAAPKFLLSEAEAIEIIMHQIETVRACWESICDEVALSEVDRKLFWGRMFFNPFIFEGTPDSLRTKALTGLMT, encoded by the coding sequence ATGACTTCTGATAACGCTGTCGACAAAGCCTATGTATGGATCTGGTTGCCTGATGCGACGAAGCCTGTTGTGGCCGGTTTATTGAGCCGGGACGGCGACCGACTCATTTTCAATTATGGTCGTAACTATCTGGAGCGAAAAGACGCGATCCCTATCTATGAACCTGAATTGCCGTTAATGCGTGGTGCTATACCGCCAGCGGCGGGCCTATGGCAGGCGAGTGCATTACGCGATGCCGCGCCTGACGCATGGGGACGCAGGGTCATCCTTAATCGACTTATGGGTGTCAGAGGCAGGGGAGCAGATAGCAGTACGCTGGATGAATTGACATATTTGCTTGAGTCCGGTTCAGACAGAATTGGCGGGCTCGATTTTCAGGCGTCGCCGACAGAGTATGTCCCGCGTTCAGCTCAAAATGCTTCTCTTGAAGAGTTGATGATTGCGGCCACTATGGTGGAAAACGGTGTCTTGTTGACGCCTGAGCTTGATCAAGCTCTTTTCCATGGGAGTTCGTTGGGAGGGGCTCGGCCGAAAGCGATGATCGAAGATGAGAACCATAAGTTCATCGCAAAATTTTCGTCCTCGACGGATACCTATAACGTCGTTAAAGCTGAATACATTGCTATGCGGCTGGCTGCGAGTATTGGTTTAAATGTGGCTCCGGTGCACTTTCGCCAGACGGCGGGGAAGGACGTTATTCTGATAGAACGTTTTGACCGTATGAAAGCAGAAGGTGGCTGGAAACGCAGGCTAATGGTCTCTGCACTGACGCTTTTCGGCCTTGATGAAATGATGGCGAGATATGCGAGCTACGAAGAATTCTCGGACATCATCCGGCAACGTTTCGACGAACCGAAAGCGACGCTGCGTGAGCTGTTTGGCCGTCTGGTCTTCAACATCATCTGCGGAAACACCGACGATCATGCCCGAAACCACGCGGCATTCTGGGATGGCCGAACACTAAAGCTGACTCCAGCCTATGATATTTGCCCGCAGAATCGGGCGGGTAATGAGGCGACGCAGGCAATGTTGATCACGGGTGAAAACAGGATGAGCAATTTCTCTGTCTGTCTGGCGGCTGCACCTAAATTTCTGCTGAGCGAAGCTGAAGCTATTGAGATCATCATGCATCAGATAGAAACGGTGCGTGCATGCTGGGAAAGCATCTGCGATGAAGTCGCATTGAGCGAAGTGGATCGTAAGCTGTTTTGGGGCCGGATGTTTTTCAACCCTTTTATTTTTGAAGGTACGCCGGACAGCTTACGCACTAAAGCGCTAACGGGGTTAATGACTTGA
- a CDS encoding methyl-accepting chemotaxis protein, protein MNMLNRIKLGKMLGMGFSLVIIISLMVAFFGRLQLVGLGNDINRLSGTTLANMLLIQEVKAGFDANARLIRNIAISTDPEQIRQEKQFVDEQIARNTANLKKLGQQLDTEGTSALLKQFQDTRPPYLAAFLKAIELVQSTDPQQRLQGNAIILNEMQPAQNALFKVLDAMMASQQQDTNEIVSHAQHSAQSGSVIMLILALAAAAMAAVVAWLITRTLKNQLGGEPLYATHVARQVADGDLAVDINIKPNDHSSLLATMRHMSNNLGDIVEQVRQSSEAIASGSSQIAAGSENLSQRTEEQAASLQQTAASMEQMSQAIRQNAHTVRSVTQLASQASETATKGGEAIGDMVITMKEISDSSHKIRDIISVIDGIAFQTNILALNAAVEAARAGEQGRGFAVVAGEVRSLAQRSASAAKEIAALINTSVEKVEAGNRLVEDTGSTIDELVRQARSVAELISEIGTTTQEQESGISQIHDAVNQLDQVTHQNATLVEESANAATSLREQSSHLVTLMNHFHLRGTPAARPAPMAKKTQPARLALAPIGNTQDNWEKF, encoded by the coding sequence ATGAATATGCTGAACAGAATCAAACTCGGCAAGATGCTGGGTATGGGATTTTCTCTGGTTATCATCATCAGCTTGATGGTGGCATTCTTCGGACGACTCCAACTGGTTGGGCTGGGTAACGACATCAACCGGCTTTCCGGCACGACGTTAGCGAACATGTTGTTGATTCAGGAAGTTAAAGCCGGTTTTGACGCCAATGCTCGCCTGATCCGCAACATTGCAATCAGCACCGATCCTGAGCAAATCAGGCAGGAAAAGCAGTTCGTCGATGAGCAAATCGCCCGCAACACCGCCAATCTGAAAAAATTGGGACAACAGTTGGACACCGAAGGCACCAGCGCGCTGCTGAAACAGTTTCAGGACACCCGTCCGCCGTACCTTGCGGCCTTTTTGAAAGCCATAGAACTGGTGCAATCCACCGATCCACAGCAGCGCCTGCAGGGTAACGCCATTATTCTCAATGAGATGCAGCCCGCGCAAAACGCATTGTTCAAAGTGTTGGACGCGATGATGGCCTCACAGCAGCAGGATACCAACGAGATTGTCAGCCACGCACAGCATAGCGCACAGTCCGGCAGCGTGATTATGCTGATCCTCGCCCTTGCCGCCGCCGCGATGGCCGCGGTCGTGGCCTGGCTGATTACCCGCACGTTGAAAAACCAACTGGGTGGTGAACCGCTCTATGCCACCCACGTTGCCCGTCAGGTGGCCGATGGCGATCTGGCCGTTGATATCAACATCAAACCGAACGACCACAGCAGCCTGTTAGCCACCATGCGTCATATGAGCAATAACCTGGGCGATATCGTCGAACAGGTGCGGCAAAGCAGCGAAGCTATCGCTTCCGGTTCTAGCCAAATCGCCGCGGGCAGTGAAAACCTGAGCCAGCGCACAGAGGAACAGGCCGCCAGCCTACAGCAGACTGCGGCATCGATGGAACAGATGAGTCAGGCGATTCGTCAGAATGCGCATACCGTGCGTAGCGTCACCCAGCTTGCCAGCCAAGCCAGCGAGACGGCGACTAAAGGCGGTGAGGCAATCGGCGATATGGTGATTACCATGAAAGAGATCTCCGACAGCTCACATAAAATTCGCGATATCATCAGCGTCATTGATGGCATCGCCTTCCAGACCAACATTCTGGCGCTGAATGCGGCGGTCGAAGCGGCACGCGCGGGTGAGCAAGGTCGCGGCTTTGCCGTGGTAGCCGGAGAAGTCCGTTCTCTGGCGCAGCGTTCCGCCTCCGCCGCCAAAGAGATCGCGGCACTGATCAACACCAGCGTCGAAAAAGTCGAAGCGGGGAACCGTCTGGTCGAAGACACCGGCAGCACCATTGATGAGCTGGTGCGTCAGGCACGCAGCGTGGCAGAGTTAATCAGTGAGATCGGAACGACAACGCAGGAACAGGAATCTGGTATTTCGCAAATTCATGATGCTGTGAACCAGCTCGATCAAGTCACCCATCAGAACGCAACGCTAGTGGAAGAGTCCGCCAATGCGGCAACCAGCCTGCGCGAACAGTCATCCCATCTGGTTACACTCATGAACCATTTCCATCTGCGCGGCACGCCAGCAGCCCGTCCGGCGCCAATGGCGAAGAAAACGCAACCGGCCCGTTTAGCCCTCGCGCCGATCGGCAACACACAGGATAACTGGGAAAAATTCTAG
- a CDS encoding lysophospholipid acyltransferase family protein produces MFSLDAILQDLAPHRHTPPWQKTVLRSLLFENEMQQFARRYPHLKGLDLVEQILDYFNFNCEMVEGDLENIPSQGPVVLVANHPIGSLDGLALLRTVASVRPDVRIVASQLLSYVAPLKNLFFSVDNFNNRTKRQQINAIQQHLEGDGAIIVFPAGEVSRASLQGIRDGHWHNGFIRMASKARAPVVPIHICGRNSALFYLSSMVYRPLSTLLLVREMFGQRDQTLKLRIGARIPYTSWSQGEWNANDLAARFRRHVYRLGQGKPGCFTGEKPIALAEDRVLLKRALSECETLGTTPDGKVVYLYRRGEEGYVPLLRELGRLREIAFRAVGEGSGQRRDLDSYDDDYLHLILWDERELEIVGAYRFVSTASLIAEKGKSGLYSHSLFQYGDEMDPILASGIELGRSFIQPKYWGKRGLDYLWLGIGAYLARYPEHRYLFGPVSLSGALPPHARDLLVTFYRLHFAPDQPLATSRRPYPASLPDVLKQFEGIDYQQDLTRLKSMLNNMGCAMPTLYKQYSELCEPGGVRFIDFGIDPDFNNCIDGLVLVDLQQLKESRYQRYIAPFTSDSVS; encoded by the coding sequence ATGTTTAGCTTAGACGCCATTCTGCAAGATCTTGCCCCGCATCGCCATACACCACCCTGGCAGAAAACGGTTTTGCGTTCTCTGCTATTTGAAAATGAAATGCAGCAATTTGCCCGGCGTTACCCACATTTGAAAGGCTTGGATCTGGTCGAACAGATTCTTGATTACTTCAACTTCAATTGTGAAATGGTCGAAGGGGATTTAGAGAATATCCCCAGTCAGGGGCCGGTGGTGCTGGTCGCCAACCACCCGATTGGCTCACTGGATGGTCTGGCGCTACTGCGCACCGTCGCCAGCGTCAGACCCGATGTCCGCATCGTCGCCAGCCAGCTACTCTCTTATGTCGCCCCGCTCAAAAATCTATTTTTTTCCGTCGATAACTTCAATAACCGCACCAAACGCCAGCAGATCAACGCCATCCAGCAGCATCTGGAAGGTGACGGGGCGATTATCGTCTTCCCGGCGGGTGAAGTTTCACGCGCCAGCTTGCAAGGTATTCGTGATGGTCACTGGCACAACGGGTTTATCCGCATGGCAAGCAAAGCCCGTGCCCCCGTGGTTCCGATTCATATCTGCGGGCGCAACAGCGCGCTATTTTATCTCTCCTCTATGGTTTATCGCCCGCTATCCACCCTCTTGCTGGTGAGAGAAATGTTTGGTCAACGCGACCAAACCCTCAAGCTACGCATCGGTGCCAGAATTCCCTATACGTCCTGGAGTCAGGGCGAGTGGAACGCTAACGATCTGGCGGCCCGTTTCCGGCGTCACGTTTATCGGTTAGGACAAGGAAAGCCCGGCTGTTTTACCGGTGAAAAACCCATTGCGCTGGCCGAAGACCGCGTGCTGCTGAAGCGCGCGCTGTCAGAGTGTGAAACGCTGGGTACTACGCCGGATGGCAAGGTTGTCTATCTCTATCGTCGCGGTGAGGAAGGTTACGTGCCGCTGTTGCGCGAACTCGGACGCCTGCGTGAAATCGCCTTCCGGGCCGTGGGCGAAGGCTCCGGTCAACGTCGCGATCTGGACAGCTACGACGATGACTACCTGCACCTGATCCTGTGGGACGAGCGCGAACTGGAGATTGTCGGTGCCTATCGCTTTGTCTCGACAGCAAGCCTGATCGCCGAAAAAGGGAAAAGCGGTCTCTATAGCCACAGCCTGTTTCAGTACGGTGACGAAATGGATCCGATACTGGCCTCAGGCATTGAGCTGGGGCGCAGTTTCATTCAGCCCAAATATTGGGGTAAGCGCGGACTAGATTATCTCTGGCTGGGCATCGGCGCTTATCTGGCTCGTTATCCAGAACACCGCTATCTGTTCGGCCCGGTGTCGCTGTCCGGCGCGTTGCCGCCCCATGCACGCGATTTACTGGTTACCTTTTACCGCCTGCACTTTGCACCCGATCAGCCGCTGGCAACGTCGCGCCGTCCTTACCCTGCCTCGCTGCCTGACGTGCTGAAACAGTTTGAAGGGATAGATTACCAGCAAGATCTTACGCGGTTAAAAAGCATGCTCAACAACATGGGCTGCGCTATGCCCACGCTCTACAAGCAGTATTCGGAGCTGTGTGAGCCAGGTGGCGTGCGGTTTATCGACTTCGGCATCGACCCCGATTTCAATAACTGCATTGATGGTCTGGTACTTGTCGACCTGCAACAGTTGAAAGAATCACGCTATCAGCGCTATATCGCTCCTTTTACCAGCGACAGCGTTTCTTGA
- a CDS encoding helix-turn-helix transcriptional regulator, which yields MAKPSARTYSRYSRDAARLLGLMLRSARIERNMTVEELAERAGVSRGLVYRAEEGDMGCSIGAVFELATLVGVPLFTADQSAMALHIANMEKTLSLLPRAVHHSKKVVNDDF from the coding sequence ATGGCAAAACCTTCTGCTCGAACATATTCTCGCTACAGCCGTGACGCAGCTCGTTTACTCGGGTTGATGCTTCGCAGCGCGAGGATCGAACGTAATATGACAGTGGAAGAATTAGCTGAACGGGCAGGTGTATCACGAGGCTTAGTCTATCGCGCAGAGGAAGGAGATATGGGATGTTCAATTGGCGCGGTTTTTGAGCTGGCTACCCTTGTTGGTGTCCCTCTTTTTACCGCAGACCAATCCGCAATGGCACTTCATATTGCCAACATGGAGAAAACACTTTCTCTTCTGCCGCGCGCTGTACATCATTCTAAAAAGGTCGTGAATGATGACTTCTGA